A region from the Tsuneonella mangrovi genome encodes:
- a CDS encoding RNA degradosome polyphosphate kinase, translating into MDGPADTPLQSAPFDEAHSVDEVDPATRYFNRELSWLEFNRRVLAEARNPDYPLLERLRFLSISGSNLDEFMMIRVAGLEGQARRGITKTSIDGKTPLQQLAAIREVVLELEAGQQAALADLRPRLAAQGIRIADEARIAASQIKWLREWFADHLLPVLTPQAIDPAHPFPFVANLGIGVIFHLTRKSDGEGLVEMVLIPAGVPRFVRLPGEDEATWVAVESLVCRFATLLFPGFDIVGDGVFRVIRDSDIEIEEEAEDLVRYFRTAIQRRRRGRVVLLELDQQCDAEAEALLREQLAADGAMVIKTDGMLGLRGLDQVVEEDRPDLKFAAFSPRYPERILEHDGDCFAAIREKDIIIQHPYESFEVVVDFLRQAARDPAVVSIKQTLYRAGNQSPVINALIAAAENGKSVTAVVELKARFDEEQNLKWAAELERAGVQVIYGFTEWKTHAKVSMVVRREDDGIRTYCHFGTGNYHPVTANIYTDLSYFTADPKLARDAGKLFNFVTGYVEPRKTEALAISPIDMRETLYEAIDKEIANAQAGRPSGIWAKLNAITEKGVIDRLYAASQAGVEIELVVRGICCLKPGVPGLSENIHVKSIIGRFLEHSRIWAFANGYGLPSTRAKVWISSADAMSRNLNRRVEAMVPLRNRTVHSQVLDQVLLANLLDTERSWTLDASGDYTRVASRGDEGFNLHHYFMRNPSLSGRGGAGIGSVPKLSLRRGGG; encoded by the coding sequence TGATGATTCGCGTTGCCGGGCTCGAGGGACAAGCGCGGCGCGGCATCACAAAAACCTCGATCGACGGCAAGACACCGCTTCAGCAGCTCGCTGCGATCCGCGAAGTCGTGCTTGAGCTGGAAGCCGGCCAGCAAGCCGCGCTCGCCGACCTGCGCCCGCGCCTCGCCGCGCAAGGTATCCGAATTGCCGATGAAGCACGCATCGCGGCGAGCCAGATCAAATGGCTGCGCGAGTGGTTCGCAGACCACCTGCTGCCGGTGCTGACCCCGCAGGCGATCGACCCCGCGCACCCGTTCCCGTTCGTTGCCAATCTCGGGATCGGGGTGATTTTCCACCTCACGCGCAAGTCCGATGGCGAAGGCCTGGTCGAGATGGTGCTGATACCGGCGGGCGTACCCCGGTTCGTCCGCTTGCCGGGCGAAGACGAGGCAACCTGGGTGGCGGTCGAAAGCCTGGTGTGTCGCTTTGCAACGTTGCTGTTCCCCGGGTTCGATATCGTCGGCGACGGGGTGTTCCGGGTGATCCGCGATTCGGACATCGAGATCGAGGAAGAGGCCGAAGACCTCGTCCGATACTTCCGCACTGCGATCCAGCGACGGCGACGCGGGCGCGTGGTGCTGCTTGAGCTCGACCAGCAATGCGATGCGGAGGCCGAGGCCCTGCTGCGCGAGCAACTGGCGGCCGACGGAGCGATGGTCATCAAGACCGACGGGATGCTCGGCTTGCGCGGCCTCGACCAAGTGGTCGAGGAAGACCGGCCGGACCTCAAGTTTGCGGCCTTCAGCCCTCGCTATCCCGAGCGGATTCTCGAGCATGACGGCGATTGCTTCGCCGCGATCCGCGAGAAGGACATCATCATCCAGCACCCCTACGAGAGTTTCGAGGTGGTGGTCGATTTTCTGCGCCAGGCCGCACGCGATCCGGCGGTCGTGTCGATCAAGCAAACGCTCTACCGTGCGGGCAACCAGAGCCCGGTGATCAACGCGCTGATCGCAGCGGCGGAAAACGGCAAGTCGGTTACTGCGGTAGTCGAACTCAAGGCGCGTTTCGACGAGGAACAGAACCTCAAGTGGGCCGCCGAACTCGAGCGCGCGGGCGTGCAGGTGATCTATGGCTTCACCGAATGGAAGACCCACGCCAAAGTATCGATGGTGGTGCGCCGCGAAGACGACGGAATCCGCACGTACTGCCATTTCGGGACCGGCAACTATCACCCGGTGACTGCCAACATCTACACCGACCTTTCGTATTTTACCGCCGATCCCAAGCTCGCGCGCGATGCAGGCAAGCTGTTCAACTTCGTCACCGGCTATGTCGAACCGCGCAAGACCGAAGCGCTGGCAATTTCGCCGATCGACATGCGTGAAACGCTCTACGAAGCGATCGACAAGGAAATCGCCAACGCGCAAGCAGGTCGCCCGAGCGGGATCTGGGCAAAGCTCAATGCGATTACCGAGAAGGGTGTGATCGACCGGCTCTACGCCGCCAGCCAGGCCGGGGTGGAGATCGAGCTGGTTGTGCGCGGCATCTGCTGCCTCAAACCAGGTGTGCCGGGCCTGTCGGAAAACATCCATGTGAAATCGATCATCGGGCGATTTCTCGAACACTCGCGCATCTGGGCATTTGCCAACGGCTATGGCCTTCCGAGCACGCGCGCGAAGGTGTGGATTTCTTCCGCCGACGCGATGAGTCGCAACCTCAATCGCCGCGTCGAAGCGATGGTTCCGCTGCGCAATCGCACGGTTCACAGCCAGGTGCTCGACCAGGTGCTGCTTGCCAACCTGCTCGACACCGAGCGTAGCTGGACTCTCGATGCTTCGGGCGATTACACGCGAGTGGCGAGCCGCGGCGACGAAGGATTCAACTTGCACCACTATTTCATGCGCAATCCGTCGCTTTCCGGACGTGGTGGAGCGGGCATCGGCTCGGTACCCAAGCTCAGCCTGCGCCGGGGTGGCGGGTGA